Proteins from a single region of Aquirhabdus parva:
- a CDS encoding TIGR01244 family sulfur transferase, with translation MTDSVQFAGQLYPEQMAEAAEKGFKSIINNRPDLEGGPVQPTSAEIQVAAEAAGLVYVAQPVISGQITEQDVRTFAEHLNQLPKPVLVFCRSGARSNNLYQLAKQMDFLDD, from the coding sequence ATGACAGATTCTGTTCAATTCGCAGGTCAACTTTACCCTGAACAAATGGCCGAAGCCGCTGAGAAAGGCTTTAAATCCATTATAAATAATCGCCCAGACCTTGAAGGTGGTCCTGTTCAACCGACTTCTGCTGAGATTCAAGTTGCCGCGGAAGCTGCAGGTTTGGTCTACGTGGCACAGCCCGTTATCAGCGGGCAGATCACCGAACAGGATGTACGCACTTTCGCTGAACACCTCAATCAACTCCCCAAGCCCGTTTTAGTCTTTTGCCGCAGTGGTGCACGCTCAAATAATCTCTATCAGTTGGCTAAACAAATGGATTTTTTGGATGACTAA